A stretch of the Parabacteroides timonensis genome encodes the following:
- a CDS encoding TonB-dependent receptor, producing the protein MKQRYLCVLVVSSLWGIQTLKADEVKVNINENDTIKTYNIDEVIVTSSTKETNDLRLLPGSVSILSPQAISGRQIDALKDISSFVPNLYMPDYGSKMTSAIYIRGIGARSSGQSIGLYVDNVPYLDKSTFDFELNDIQRIEVLRGPQGTLYGRNAMGGIVNIYTLSPFNYQGTKLSLSGGNYGAFKAKAAHYRKLSEKVGLSLSGYYDRNDGFFVNEYDNTRADKEESAGGRFKLDWLITPNLKAQYTFNYDYVNQRAFPYGLYNKETGVVEPIRINDPSSYERNMLNNSLYLEWKTDKFLLSSTTAYQYLKDDMKMDQDYTEKSIFTLNQKQKQYAWSEEVAIRSNDKKNYQWSFGAYGFYNSLKTDGPVMFKKDGIKEVLQAAFDKIPFPKFTVKGENDQIYFPGYFETPTYGLALFHQSTYNDLFIPGLSLTAGLRLDYEKAKMNYDSSVEGMTINMFLPSMAPGMPTINQDFPVTSRLAGEESQDFLQLLPKASLRYQCSPGTFTYISVAKGYKTGGYNVQMFGDLVQAQAQYDLKEEIKQIMPPGMGGMFENPELPPVSDVASYKPEHSWNYEIGVRSELLKDRLNMELTLFYMDISDLQLTTFATNGSGRMITNGGKADSYGVEVSLRSLITTGLTADLNYGFTRATFRDYATLDKDEVETNYKDNFIPYTPRHTVSLGLQYTKLLPNYWLDQFTISAQYTGAGKIFWTETNDISQNFYGVLNGKAGVRKGAVNLNVWSRNITNTDYQAFYFESFNNSFIQKGKPFQIGAEVSVAF; encoded by the coding sequence ATGAAACAACGCTACCTGTGTGTGCTGGTTGTCAGTTCTCTTTGGGGGATACAAACTTTGAAGGCTGATGAGGTAAAAGTGAATATCAATGAAAATGATACCATCAAAACGTATAATATCGATGAGGTCATTGTGACTTCTTCGACGAAGGAAACGAACGACCTGCGTCTGTTGCCCGGTTCTGTTTCTATCCTTTCCCCACAAGCTATTTCCGGACGTCAGATCGATGCGTTGAAAGATATCAGTTCCTTTGTCCCTAACCTGTATATGCCGGATTACGGTTCGAAGATGACTTCGGCTATTTATATCCGTGGTATCGGTGCACGAAGCAGCGGACAGTCGATCGGGCTATATGTAGATAATGTGCCGTATCTCGATAAGAGTACGTTTGATTTCGAACTGAACGATATTCAGCGTATCGAAGTGTTGCGTGGTCCGCAGGGAACATTGTACGGTCGTAATGCGATGGGAGGTATCGTGAATATTTATACCTTGTCACCTTTCAATTATCAGGGTACGAAACTTTCCCTTTCCGGAGGCAACTATGGTGCTTTTAAGGCAAAGGCGGCCCACTACCGGAAATTGAGTGAGAAGGTCGGGCTTTCCCTTAGCGGTTACTATGATCGTAACGACGGTTTTTTTGTCAACGAATACGATAATACCCGGGCAGATAAGGAAGAGTCGGCAGGCGGACGTTTCAAACTGGACTGGCTGATCACTCCGAACCTGAAGGCGCAATATACATTCAACTACGATTATGTCAATCAACGGGCTTTCCCGTACGGACTTTACAATAAGGAGACGGGAGTGGTAGAACCTATCCGCATCAACGATCCCAGTTCGTATGAGCGTAATATGCTGAACAATAGTCTTTACCTGGAATGGAAAACTGATAAGTTCCTGCTTTCTTCGACCACTGCTTACCAGTATCTGAAGGATGATATGAAAATGGACCAGGACTATACCGAAAAGTCTATCTTCACCCTCAACCAGAAACAGAAACAATATGCCTGGAGCGAAGAAGTGGCGATCCGTTCGAACGATAAGAAGAATTACCAGTGGAGTTTCGGGGCTTACGGCTTCTATAATAGCCTGAAGACAGATGGGCCGGTGATGTTTAAGAAGGATGGTATAAAGGAGGTTTTGCAGGCTGCTTTCGATAAAATTCCTTTTCCTAAGTTTACCGTTAAAGGAGAAAATGATCAGATATATTTTCCCGGCTATTTTGAAACGCCTACTTATGGTTTAGCTCTGTTTCACCAATCGACATATAATGATTTGTTTATTCCCGGACTATCCCTGACAGCCGGTTTGCGTCTGGATTATGAAAAGGCGAAGATGAATTATGATTCATCGGTGGAAGGCATGACGATTAATATGTTTTTACCCAGTATGGCTCCGGGTATGCCAACCATTAATCAGGACTTTCCTGTAACTTCCCGTCTGGCGGGAGAAGAATCGCAGGATTTTCTGCAACTACTACCAAAAGCGTCTCTGCGTTATCAGTGTTCGCCGGGAACATTTACTTATATTTCTGTAGCTAAGGGTTATAAAACAGGAGGATATAATGTACAGATGTTTGGCGACCTGGTACAGGCTCAGGCACAGTATGACCTAAAGGAAGAAATAAAGCAGATAATGCCTCCGGGAATGGGAGGAATGTTTGAAAATCCCGAATTGCCGCCTGTATCCGATGTTGCCTCTTACAAGCCGGAACATAGCTGGAATTATGAGATCGGTGTTCGTAGCGAACTGCTTAAAGATCGTTTGAATATGGAACTGACGTTGTTTTATATGGATATTAGCGATTTGCAGTTGACTACGTTCGCCACGAATGGTAGCGGTCGTATGATAACAAACGGTGGTAAAGCCGATAGCTATGGTGTGGAGGTCAGTCTCCGCAGCCTTATCACCACAGGTCTGACCGCCGACTTGAATTATGGCTTTACCCGTGCCACTTTCCGTGATTATGCTACCTTGGATAAAGACGAGGTGGAGACGAACTATAAAGATAATTTTATCCCGTATACCCCGCGTCATACCGTTAGCCTGGGGTTGCAATACACCAAGTTGCTGCCTAACTACTGGCTCGACCAGTTCACCATCTCCGCCCAGTACACCGGAGCCGGAAAGATATTCTGGACGGAAACCAATGATATCAGCCAGAACTTTTACGGTGTGTTGAACGGCAAAGCAGGTGTCCGCAAAGGGGCCGTTAACCTCAACGTCTGGAGTCGTAATATCACGAATACGGATTATCAGGCTTTCTATTTCGAATCATTCAATAACTCATTCATACAAAAAGGCAAACCGTTCCAGATAGGAGCGGAGGTGTCGGTGGCTTTCTAA
- a CDS encoding TonB-dependent receptor, translated as MKIVLLSCCFFLSVLSVKAEDQDTTKVRQVDLNEVVVQSFKQNRDLRLEPLSASSVTGTAIQNKHITDIKEFSSFIPNLFMPDYGSKLTSPVYIRGIGSKINAPSVGLYVDGIPYFEKSAFDFNFTEIDRMEVLRGPQGTLYGRNTMGGIINVYTKSPLKYQGTNAWISNGTYGNRDYALSRYAKVGETFGYALSANYNRSDGYFTNLYTDKKADDQKAGSGRIRLEWKPTDRLSLGLMSSYDYSKQGGYPYAVCDSLTHQPGDVNYNDYSFYKRAMSTTGLTVEYRGTGYSLSSKTAFQYLSDHQGIDQDFSVQSIYFARQDQKQKMLSEEFNIKSTTAGRYKWLFGAFGFWQGIDNTVTLDYLSAQYSTRKLYDTPTYGFALYHQSTLDSLLVDGLSLTLGVRYDYERASTDYLAFKDTGGSSSQTDNFYSKLKFSQVTPKIALQYMFPSTGLLYATVTKGYKTGGFNTSFEREEDRSFNPESSWNYELGGKHPFLDNRLRAEIALFRIDWKNQQISQTLPSGRGSMLTNAGRSVSKGIEVSLQGNPVNGLMVQVNYGFTHATFKEYVDEKKNIDYSGNRLPMVPSHTFAVGADYTISNPCSHIDRFLVSLNYTGTGQIYWKEDNKVSQSYYGQLNGKVSATKGFATFAIWAKNITNTQYNAFYFESGGKGLAQRGRPFTIGGSVAISL; from the coding sequence ATGAAAATAGTACTCTTATCTTGTTGTTTCTTTCTCTCCGTATTATCTGTTAAAGCGGAAGACCAGGATACGACAAAAGTCCGTCAGGTCGATCTGAACGAGGTGGTTGTCCAATCATTCAAACAGAACAGGGATCTGCGGTTGGAGCCATTATCGGCTTCGTCCGTCACAGGGACAGCGATACAAAATAAGCATATCACCGATATTAAGGAATTCAGTTCCTTTATCCCGAACCTGTTTATGCCGGATTACGGTTCGAAGCTGACTTCACCCGTTTATATCCGTGGGATAGGTTCGAAGATCAATGCCCCTTCGGTCGGTCTTTACGTAGACGGTATCCCTTATTTCGAGAAGTCTGCTTTCGATTTCAACTTCACCGAGATCGACCGGATGGAAGTACTGCGTGGCCCGCAGGGAACCTTGTACGGACGTAACACGATGGGAGGAATTATCAATGTATATACCAAATCGCCATTGAAGTATCAGGGCACGAATGCATGGATCTCTAACGGTACCTATGGTAATCGCGATTATGCCCTTTCCCGGTATGCAAAGGTCGGGGAGACTTTCGGTTATGCCCTTTCTGCCAATTATAACCGGAGTGACGGATATTTCACCAACCTGTACACTGATAAGAAAGCCGACGACCAGAAAGCCGGTTCAGGACGCATCCGTCTCGAATGGAAACCGACAGACCGATTATCGCTGGGCCTGATGAGTTCGTATGATTACTCCAAACAGGGCGGCTATCCCTACGCCGTTTGCGACTCCCTGACGCATCAGCCGGGCGATGTCAATTATAACGATTATAGTTTTTATAAACGGGCTATGTCTACTACCGGTCTGACGGTCGAGTACCGTGGAACGGGTTACAGCCTGAGCAGTAAAACCGCTTTCCAATATCTCTCGGATCACCAGGGGATCGACCAGGACTTTTCTGTACAAAGCATTTATTTTGCCCGGCAGGATCAGAAACAGAAGATGTTGTCGGAAGAGTTTAATATCAAATCGACAACGGCCGGCCGTTATAAGTGGCTGTTCGGTGCATTCGGTTTCTGGCAGGGGATCGATAATACGGTGACGCTGGATTATCTTTCTGCCCAATACAGTACGCGGAAATTGTATGATACTCCCACTTACGGTTTTGCCCTCTATCACCAGTCTACGTTGGATAGCTTGCTGGTGGACGGTCTGTCCCTGACTCTCGGTGTTCGCTACGATTACGAACGGGCTTCCACGGATTATCTGGCCTTTAAAGATACCGGAGGCAGCAGTAGCCAGACAGATAATTTTTACAGTAAACTGAAATTTAGCCAGGTGACGCCCAAGATCGCTTTGCAATATATGTTCCCCTCTACCGGTCTGCTGTATGCTACCGTGACGAAGGGGTACAAGACCGGTGGTTTTAATACCTCTTTCGAACGTGAGGAAGACCGCTCTTTCAATCCCGAAAGTAGCTGGAACTATGAGTTGGGAGGGAAACACCCTTTTCTCGACAATCGGTTGCGTGCCGAAATCGCCCTTTTCCGGATCGACTGGAAGAACCAGCAGATCAGCCAGACACTTCCTTCCGGCAGAGGATCGATGTTGACGAATGCCGGTCGTAGTGTAAGTAAAGGGATAGAAGTCAGCTTGCAGGGTAATCCGGTGAACGGCCTGATGGTGCAGGTGAATTATGGCTTTACTCATGCCACATTTAAAGAGTATGTCGATGAAAAGAAAAATATCGATTACTCCGGCAATCGACTGCCGATGGTTCCTTCGCACACCTTTGCCGTCGGAGCCGACTACACGATATCGAATCCATGCTCCCATATCGACCGCTTCCTCGTTAGTCTGAACTATACCGGGACGGGCCAAATCTATTGGAAGGAAGACAATAAAGTTTCCCAGTCTTATTACGGACAATTGAACGGAAAAGTTTCTGCAACCAAAGGATTTGCTACCTTTGCAATCTGGGCTAAAAATATAACGAATACCCAATATAACGCTTTCTATTTCGAGTCGGGAGGAAAAGGGCTGGCACAACGGGGCCGTCCGTTCACGATCGGGGGAAGTGTGGCCATTTCGCTTTAG
- a CDS encoding MFS transporter: protein MKQENKIFNLGTFFCLYIAQTIPMSFFSTVIPVMMRQENFSLSAIGLLQLIKLPWILKFLWSPMVDRHARTTGDYKRWIFSSELIYAVLIFAVAFLDFKTDFYTIIALIIVSFVASATQDIATDALAVLSFSRKDKSLANSMQSMGSFGGSLIGGGVLLLLFKQLGWNSLLPCVALFVIVALLPLFFNKGIVIQPKDTHERAKKADVLYFFTQKKIWKQIGFLFLYYSGLIGTLAMLKPYLVDLGYSMKEIGVMSGVVGTACGFLSSFAGGFIVRRIGRHRGRLLFSLFVLLATLYFLALSYTTPTTELLYVGIALLWGSYGMATIVVYTTAMDCVRPGREGTDFTIQTVITHLSGMLMAILSGKIADHTGYHGLFFFEVSLAVLSLVYILIVFRKEKETV from the coding sequence ATGAAACAAGAAAACAAAATATTCAACCTCGGAACCTTCTTCTGTCTGTACATTGCGCAGACCATTCCGATGAGCTTTTTCTCCACCGTCATCCCGGTCATGATGCGGCAGGAGAACTTCTCCTTATCTGCCATCGGGTTACTGCAACTGATCAAGTTGCCCTGGATACTGAAATTCCTCTGGTCGCCGATGGTAGACCGTCATGCCCGGACGACGGGCGATTATAAGCGATGGATATTCTCCTCCGAACTTATTTATGCCGTATTGATCTTTGCGGTTGCTTTCCTTGATTTCAAAACCGATTTTTATACCATCATAGCCTTGATCATCGTATCGTTCGTTGCTTCTGCCACGCAGGATATAGCGACCGATGCCCTGGCCGTTCTCTCGTTCAGCCGGAAAGATAAAAGCCTGGCGAACAGTATGCAGTCGATGGGCAGTTTCGGTGGTTCGCTGATCGGTGGCGGGGTATTATTATTGTTGTTTAAACAGTTGGGATGGAACAGCCTCCTGCCTTGTGTGGCTTTGTTCGTTATAGTGGCCCTGCTTCCCCTGTTCTTTAATAAAGGGATTGTTATTCAGCCGAAAGATACCCACGAACGGGCAAAGAAAGCCGATGTCCTCTACTTTTTCACTCAAAAGAAAATATGGAAACAGATCGGTTTCCTTTTCCTGTATTATTCGGGATTGATCGGGACACTGGCGATGTTGAAACCCTACCTGGTCGACCTGGGCTATTCGATGAAAGAGATTGGCGTCATGAGCGGGGTGGTGGGGACTGCCTGTGGTTTTCTGTCTTCTTTTGCCGGAGGTTTTATCGTCCGCCGCATCGGACGACATCGGGGACGGCTGTTGTTCTCTCTTTTTGTATTGCTGGCAACACTCTATTTCCTGGCTCTCTCTTATACGACACCGACAACCGAACTGTTGTATGTCGGTATAGCCCTGCTTTGGGGAAGCTATGGAATGGCTACCATTGTGGTATATACTACCGCTATGGATTGCGTACGCCCCGGACGGGAAGGAACGGATTTTACGATACAGACCGTGATCACCCATCTGAGTGGAATGCTGATGGCCATCTTGAGCGGGAAGATAGCCGATCATACCGGCTATCACGGACTGTTTTTCTTTGAAGTCAGCCTGGCTGTGTTATCGTTGGTCTATATATTGATCGTATTCAGAAAAGAGAAAGAAACAGTTTAG
- the hemN gene encoding oxygen-independent coproporphyrinogen III oxidase → MIQSLLQKYNVPVPRYTSYPPANYFTDTFTNTDYEAAIEASNTASPGHISFYVHIPFCRHLCHYCGCNSFAMMNRSVVERYIEALHVEIDKVKERLAPGRKISQIHYGGGSPTAMPVYVLKELNDHLLAGFETIDQPEIAVECHPGYLDEEYWQYLTEAGFNRFSLGVQDFNEKVLKTVNRRPALLPVEMIFRILRSKGARINMDFIYGLPFQTAESFSETITRAAVLQPDRLVTFSYAHVPWVNRQQLILEKAGLPASEEKSRMFEAAKEILGGTGYKTIGLDHFVLEDDELYTARQNGQLHRNFQGYCTRRTTGQVYAFGVTGISQLSSAYTQNSKDIHRYIEQIEGGSFAIAKGYTLSRDEQITREAIETLMCNYTLNWQDVATRLACPVDEVKAATAYDEKRMREFAGDGLIEYDDDHIRMTSEGALFVRNVAASLDKLMLHSNKSFSKPV, encoded by the coding sequence ATGATACAAAGCTTATTACAGAAATACAATGTGCCGGTTCCGAGGTATACCAGCTATCCGCCGGCCAATTATTTTACGGATACATTTACAAATACAGATTATGAAGCTGCCATAGAAGCCTCCAATACTGCCAGTCCCGGACATATCTCTTTCTATGTACATATTCCTTTCTGCCGTCATCTTTGTCATTATTGCGGATGCAATTCGTTTGCAATGATGAACCGGAGTGTGGTGGAACGTTATATAGAAGCCCTGCATGTGGAGATCGATAAAGTGAAAGAACGGCTGGCTCCGGGACGAAAAATATCCCAGATACATTATGGCGGAGGAAGCCCTACGGCCATGCCGGTATATGTTTTGAAAGAACTGAACGACCATCTGTTGGCCGGTTTTGAAACGATCGATCAGCCGGAAATAGCCGTGGAATGCCATCCCGGATACCTGGATGAAGAATATTGGCAGTACCTGACCGAAGCCGGTTTCAACCGCTTTAGCCTGGGTGTTCAGGATTTCAATGAAAAGGTATTGAAGACAGTAAACCGTCGTCCGGCTTTACTGCCGGTTGAAATGATCTTCCGGATCCTTCGCAGCAAAGGGGCACGTATCAATATGGATTTTATTTACGGATTGCCTTTCCAGACAGCCGAAAGCTTTTCCGAAACCATTACCCGGGCAGCCGTTTTACAGCCGGATCGTTTGGTTACTTTTTCTTATGCGCATGTCCCCTGGGTCAACCGGCAACAGCTGATCCTGGAAAAAGCCGGCCTTCCTGCCAGTGAGGAAAAGAGTCGTATGTTTGAAGCAGCGAAAGAAATATTGGGCGGTACCGGTTATAAAACCATCGGTCTGGATCATTTTGTACTTGAAGACGACGAATTGTATACCGCCCGGCAAAACGGACAGCTGCACCGTAATTTCCAAGGCTATTGTACCCGTCGTACGACAGGGCAGGTGTATGCTTTCGGTGTGACGGGCATAAGCCAACTGAGTTCCGCTTATACGCAGAACAGTAAAGATATTCACCGATATATCGAACAGATCGAGGGCGGTTCGTTTGCCATAGCAAAAGGATATACATTAAGCCGCGACGAACAGATCACCCGCGAAGCGATCGAAACGCTGATGTGTAACTATACATTGAACTGGCAGGATGTGGCTACCCGCCTGGCTTGTCCCGTAGATGAGGTAAAAGCAGCAACTGCTTATGATGAAAAACGTATGCGGGAGTTTGCCGGGGACGGTTTGATCGAATATGACGATGATCATATCCGCATGACTTCCGAAGGCGCTCTTTTTGTTCGTAACGTGGCGGCATCGTTGGATAAACTGATGCTTCATTCTAATAAATCATTTTCTAAACCAGTCTGA